The Raphanus sativus cultivar WK10039 unplaced genomic scaffold, ASM80110v3 Scaffold1270, whole genome shotgun sequence DNA window CTTTTGTCTGTTTCTTTCTAAAGTTTCTCCTGTGTTTGACAGCAAATTTGCCAATCACTTCATACCATGTGGTCGGCACCATTTCGTATTATTGTAGCACTGGTTCTCCTCTATCAACAATTGGGTGTTGCCTCCCTCATTGGCGCATTGTTTCTTGTCCTTATGTTCCCTATACAGGTCCGtacatttttttaaatgctTATTTTCCATATGTAAACTATTTGTCTTTGCTTCTCTGTTATCTCTCCCCCAAGTGTCTTTCAGTTCAATGACAATGTCTCGTTGTCTTTATTGTTGAAACAGACTGTTATCATAAGCAAAACGCAGAAGTTAACAAAAGAAGGGTTGCAGCGTACTGACAAAAGAATTGGCCTAATGAATGAGATTTTAGCTGCGATGGATACAGTGAAGTAAGGATCATTCACTTTTTTGTTTCGCAAGAttggaagtttgaggcaatgcTTGGACTCACTAAACCACCAAATGATATGTAGGTGCTATGCTTGGGAAAACAGTTTTCAGTCTAAGGTTCAAACTGTTCGTGATGATGAACTATCTTGGTTCCGGAAAGCACAACTTCTGTCAGCGGTATGTCTCTTTTAAGTGCAGTGACTGTTAATATTTCAGTTTCCTCTTTTCGATTCTGACTCATTATTCTTGGTCTTTTCCATTTTGTTTACTGCAGTTCAATATGTTCATACTAAACAGCATTCCTGTTCTGGTGACTGTTGTTTCATTTGGTGTGTTCTCATTGCTTGGAGGAGATCTCACACCCGCAAGAGCCTTTACTGCCCTTTCTCTATTCTCTGTGCTTCGCTTCCCTTTATTCATGCTTCCTAACATTATCACTCAGGTTATTTCCCTCAATTTTTCTTGCATCATGTTTTCATTTCTGGTAATAGTTGCTCCTAATTGCTCTTTtcatttttacctttttgtagGTGGTAAATGCTAATGTATCCTTAAAGCGTTTGGAGGAGGTATTATCGACAGAAGAGAGAGTTCTCTTACCAAATCCTCCCATTGAACCTGGACAGCCAGCTATCTCAATAAGGAACGGATGCTTCTCTTGGGATTCAAAGGTCTCATTTGTCTATTTTATCCTATGTTCTTTACTTCTTTTACTTTAATTTCATTACATAAAAAAGTGAGCCAccaatatttatatacatatgcaGGCGGATAGGCCAACCTTGTCAAATATCAACTTGGATGTACCTATTGGCAGCTTAGTTGCAGTAGTGGGAAGTACTGGAGAAGGAAAAACCTCCCTGATATCTGCTATGCTCGGAGAACTTCCAGCTTTATCTGATGCGACAGTTACTCTTAGAGGATCAGTCGCTTATGTTCCGCAAGTTTCATGGATCTTTAACGCAACAGTATGTTTCTTATATGCTTCTTGTCTTCTATAGTACGGTTTCTTATGTGCTTTTAAGATATCTTTTGCATGCAGATTCTGAATGGTAATTTACATTGTGTAGGTACGTGACAATATATTGTTTGGTGCTCCTTTTGaccaagaaaaatatgaaagggTGATTGATGTGACTGCACTGAGGCATGATCTTGAGTTACTGCCTGTAAGTTTCGTTAACGAATTGCATCGGTTATGTTGGTAGCGTGGACTTCTCTTCTCTAGTTCTCAGGTATCTAAGTTTGTTGCCTCTTCTTTTCTGTTGATTGATTAGGGTGGTGATCTCACGGAGATTGGAGAAAGGGGTGTTAACATAAGTGGGGGACAAAAGCAGAGAGTTTCTATGGCTAGGGCCGTCTACTCAAATTCAGAAGTGGTCATATTAGATGACCCGTTAAGTGCCCTTGATGCACATGTTGGTCAACAGGTAAACTATTCTTCTTGTTTTGCCACATCTCTCTTCCTTATTACTGCTTTTGACCAAACATTGTTGATCTGATCTTTGAAACCGGGCTGTTATAGGTTTTTGAGAAATGCATAAAAAGAGAACTAGGGAACAAAACGAGAGTTCTTGTTACAAACCAGCTCCACTTCCTATCACAAGTGGATAAAATTCTACTTGTCCACGAGGGAACAGTGAAAGAGGAAGGAACATACGAAGAACTTTCCCAAAGTGGCCCATTGTTCAAGAGGTTAATGGAAAACGCTGGGAAGGTTGAAGAATATTCGGTTGAAAATGGAGAAGCAGAAACAGATCAAACGTCTGTAAAACCAGTTGAGAACGGCGACACTAATAATGTGCAGAAGGATGGAGTGGAGACAAAGAAACCCAAAGAAGGAGAAACCTCTGTGCTCGTTAAGCGAGAAGAACGTGAAACTGGAGTTGTGAGTTGGAAAGTTCTGAAGAGGTTAgaactatttttctttttctttttgtgttgtTGAAGGTCTCATTGTAACTAATGACTATATTGAGGTGTTACTACCATGTTCCAGGTACCGGGATGCACTTGGAGGTGGCTGGGTGGTGATGACGCTGCTCATATGCTACGTCTTGACTCAAATATTTCGAGTGTCAAGCAGCACTTGGTTGAGTGAGTGGACTGATGCTGGAACTCCAAAGAGTCATGGACCCCTCTTCTACAATATTATCTATGCTATTCTCTCCTTTGGACAGGTATGAATTGCATTTGGTAAATGATTGAGTCCTTaacaatatataaactaaacatTGAAGACCAATTAAATGATTGAGTCATGGACCCCTCTTCTACAATAATTAATATCCGTttgaaaatataagttttagaTAGGctagaccgatttttagaatattGTTAAAGACAGACCCACTAAGAATGAACGTAACCATGTTTCCTCTCCTAAACTGTTATGCTAAGACTTGTCTTCTTTGTTTCAGGTCTTTGTGACGTTGACCAATTCATATTGGTTGATAATGGTCAGTCTCCATGCAGCTAAAAAGATGCATGACGCTATGCTTGGTTCCATACTAAGGGCTCCAATGGTCTTTTTCCAAACCAATCCGTTAGGAAGGATAATCAATCGATTCGCAAAAGATACGGGTGATATCGATAGAACGGTGGCAGTCTTTGTCAAcatgtttatgggttcaatcgcCCAGCTACTTTCAACTGTTATCTTGATTGGCATCGTCAGCACTTTGTCCCTCTGGGCCATCATGCCTCTCTTGGTCGTGTTTTATGGAGCTTATCTCTACTATCAGGTAAAAATACCTTTTAAACGCTTTGTATGAGATTATTGATTAGACATGTGCTAGACcgagttttaataatattgttcTAGAAAACATTTTGTCTAGGTCTGATTTGCCGcctagaccgatttttagaactCTACTGATTGGTGTTGTGTGTACTTAACAAGCCATTCTTTCCTTAATTGTAGAACACATCTCGTGAAATTAAACGTATGGATTCCGTTTCAAGATCTCCCGTGTATGCTCAGTTTGGAGAGGCATTGAACGGTTTATCAAGTATCCGTGCTTATAAAGCATACGACCGTATGGCTGAGATAAACGGGAGATCAATGGATAACAACATCAGATTCACGCTTGTAAACATGGGTGCAAACCGTTGGCTAGGAATCCGTTTGGAAGTTCTGGGAGGCCTCATGGTTTGGTTAACCGCTTCGTTAGCCGTCATGCAGAACGGTAAAGCAGAGAACCAACAGGCGTTTGCATCCACGATGGGTTTGCTACTCAGCTACGCTCTGAGCATCACCAGCTCGTTAACGGCTGTGCTGAGACTCGCGAGTCTTGCCGAGAACAGTTTGAACTCGGTCGAGCGCGTTGGAAACTATATCGAGTTGCCATCGGAGGCTCCTTTGGTTGTTGAGAACAACCGTCCACCTCCTGGATGGCCATCGTCTGGTTCTATAAAGTTTGAAGATGTTGTTCTTCGTTACCGTCCTGAGTTGCCTCCTGTGCTTCATGGGGTTTCGTTCTTTATCTCTCCGATGGATAAGGTGGGGATCGTTGGAAGGACAGGCGCTGGGAAGTCGAGCCTCTTGAATGCTTTGTTCCGGATCGTGGAGGTGGAGAAGGGAAGGATCTTGATCGATGAGTGCGACATTGGCAGGTTTGGACTGATGGACCTGCGTAAAGTGCTTGGAATCATACCTCAAGCGCCTGTTCTTTTCTCAGGTATGTCAACAACTTCTTTCTGGTACTTGTTGTTTTTCTTCTCATGAGTCAATAACTGATGTGTCTTTTGTTTATCTTAGGTACCGTGAGATTCAATCTTGACCCTTTTAGTGAACACAACGACGCTGATCTTTGGGAATCTCTTGAGAGGGCTCACTTGAAAGATACTATCCGGAGAAACCCTCTTGGTCTTGATGCTGAGGTACTTAGTTTAACGTTTTACTTTTTTGAGAGTGTGTGTTTATTAAATCTCTAGATGGACTAGTGATTAAGCTGATTGTTAGGTGTTTATGCGTTGATGAACTattgatttgttttatatactttttatatttgtataagatattttagttttttttttgctttaattatcaaaattagatatacaaaacaaaaagaattagATAAGTTAATAGATTTTTACtaacatattaattaatttaacagATTTAGACTAATTCAAATCGATTTAACTA harbors:
- the LOC108822457 gene encoding ABC transporter C family member 1-like; this translates as MGFELLDWYCKPVPNGVWSKMVDYAFGAYTPCAIDSFVLGTSHLVLLILCLYRVWLTAKEDHRVDKFCLRSKWYSYLLALLAAYSTAEPLVRLVMRISILDLDGAGFPPYEAFMLALEAFAWGSALVMTVVETKTYIHELRWYVRFAVIYALVGDMVLLNLVLSVKEYYGSFKLYLYISEVAVQVAFGTLLFVYFPNLDPYPGYAPLRTETSEDYEYEELPGGEQICPERHANLFDRIFFSWLNPLMTLGSKRPLTEKDVWSLDTWDRTETLMRSFQRSWEKELEKPKPWLLRALNNSLGGRFWWGGFWKIGNDCSQFVGPLLLNELLKSMQLNEPAWIGYIYAISIFVGVVLGVLCEAQYFQNVMRVGYRLRSALIAAVFRKSLRLTNEGRKKFQTGKITNLMTTDAESLQQICQSLHTMWSAPFRIIVALVLLYQQLGVASLIGALFLVLMFPIQTVIISKTQKLTKEGLQRTDKRIGLMNEILAAMDTVKCYAWENSFQSKVQTVRDDELSWFRKAQLLSAFNMFILNSIPVLVTVVSFGVFSLLGGDLTPARAFTALSLFSVLRFPLFMLPNIITQVVNANVSLKRLEEVLSTEERVLLPNPPIEPGQPAISIRNGCFSWDSKADRPTLSNINLDVPIGSLVAVVGSTGEGKTSLISAMLGELPALSDATVTLRGSVAYVPQVSWIFNATVRDNILFGAPFDQEKYERVIDVTALRHDLELLPGGDLTEIGERGVNISGGQKQRVSMARAVYSNSEVVILDDPLSALDAHVGQQVFEKCIKRELGNKTRVLVTNQLHFLSQVDKILLVHEGTVKEEGTYEELSQSGPLFKRLMENAGKVEEYSVENGEAETDQTSVKPVENGDTNNVQKDGVETKKPKEGETSVLVKREERETGVVSWKVLKRYRDALGGGWVVMTLLICYVLTQIFRVSSSTWLSEWTDAGTPKSHGPLFYNIIYAILSFGQVFVTLTNSYWLIMVSLHAAKKMHDAMLGSILRAPMVFFQTNPLGRIINRFAKDTGDIDRTVAVFVNMFMGSIAQLLSTVILIGIVSTLSLWAIMPLLVVFYGAYLYYQNTSREIKRMDSVSRSPVYAQFGEALNGLSSIRAYKAYDRMAEINGRSMDNNIRFTLVNMGANRWLGIRLEVLGGLMVWLTASLAVMQNGKAENQQAFASTMGLLLSYALSITSSLTAVLRLASLAENSLNSVERVGNYIELPSEAPLVVENNRPPPGWPSSGSIKFEDVVLRYRPELPPVLHGVSFFISPMDKVGIVGRTGAGKSSLLNALFRIVEVEKGRILIDECDIGRFGLMDLRKVLGIIPQAPVLFSGTVRFNLDPFSEHNDADLWESLERAHLKDTIRRNPLGLDAEVSEAGENFSVGQRQLLSLARALLRRSKILVLDEATAAVDVRTDVLIQKTIREEFKSCTMLIIAHRLNTIIDCDKVLVLDSGKVKEFSTPENLLSNGESSFSKMVQSTGAANAEYLRSIVLDNKRNRDANGDGGDDSSQPLGEGQRKWRASSRWAAAAQFALAVSLTSSHNDLQSLEIEDDDSVLKRTKDAVVTLRSVLEGKHDKEIEESLVQHDISRERWWPSLYKMIEGLAVMSRLAKNRMQHPEYNIEGRSFDWDNVEM